Proteins found in one Hymenobacter sp. J193 genomic segment:
- a CDS encoding Tn3 family transposase, whose protein sequence is MPVEFLSDEQAARFGCYADEPSPEQLARFFYLSAADGHLLAARRRPANKLGCAVQLCTLRFLGTFLTDPLRVPAAVVQTLAEQLHLPADALAAYRTRPNTWYDHQARIVAHLGYTPFDGRQAFRLTRWLYAQVLTSTVRPSVLFDLTTAHLVAQRVVLPGVSLLARLIARVRERTGRHLYRQLRTRLNPPQQAALETLLTVPAGERLTHLERLRTPPTRVSAPALAAALRRVDEIRALGVSAVPVADLPEARLARLARHAQVAWAQTLVRMGEERRLATLLVFAQTLERTATDDVLDLFDSLLTSLALRGETKRRRERLRSLKDLDQAALLLQQAVELLLDEAVPAGQVRQQVFDRLGQEPLRAAAATVQELASPPEDPLAEALSGSYATVRRFLPALLAGIAFEGTPTAKPLLEAWAFLQRQEAGGRGRPKWSAAPRTVVPKGWARRVFPAKGAVNPQAYTLCVLERLQQAVRRRDVFVPTSDRHADPRAELLRGAAWEAARDSVARALDRSLNPAVELARLGQLLRTAYAEVGEHLAQKTALQVVEQDGQPVVTLSALPAQDKSDLLAHVRQQLAAALPQVEVAALLREVDAFTGFAAAFTHVADGQPAAADLPLSICAVLLAQACNLGLKTVARADVPALTLARLAWVQQNYLRAETLTAANARLVDAQAGLPLAQAWGGGEVASADGMRFVVPVRTLHAGWNRKYFGSQRGVTYYNFTSDQFTGFHGIVIPGTLRDSLFILAGLLEQQTRLDPKEIMADTHGYSDVVFGLFSLLGYRFSPRLADLADQRFWRLEKADDYGPLNELGRHVVNARLIHDHWDDMLRLAGSLKLGKVKATAVMRTLQRAGSLSGLGRAVAELGRVEKTLYLLAYVQDEAYRRRILVQLNRGEGRHAVARAVFHGKKGELRQRYREGMEDQLGSLGLVVNALVLWNTRYLQHALERWQQTEGVLNPDDVARLSPLLHEHVNMLGRYDFSLPEDIAAGEMRPLRNPASWEERLAEFP, encoded by the coding sequence ATGCCCGTAGAATTCCTCAGTGACGAGCAGGCCGCCCGCTTCGGCTGCTACGCCGACGAGCCCAGCCCCGAACAGCTGGCCCGGTTCTTTTACCTGAGCGCAGCCGATGGCCACCTCCTGGCCGCGCGCCGACGCCCCGCCAACAAACTCGGGTGTGCCGTGCAGCTCTGCACCCTGCGCTTTCTGGGCACCTTCCTGACCGACCCGCTGCGGGTGCCGGCCGCGGTGGTGCAGACGCTGGCCGAGCAGCTGCACCTGCCCGCGGACGCCTTGGCCGCGTACCGGACCCGGCCGAACACGTGGTACGACCACCAGGCCCGGATTGTGGCCCACCTCGGGTACACCCCCTTTGACGGGCGGCAGGCGTTCCGGCTCACCCGCTGGCTCTACGCGCAGGTGCTGACGAGCACCGTCCGGCCCAGCGTGCTGTTTGACTTGACCACGGCCCACCTGGTCGCGCAGCGGGTCGTCTTGCCCGGCGTCTCGCTGCTGGCCCGCCTGATTGCGCGGGTCCGCGAGCGCACCGGCCGCCACCTCTACCGCCAGCTGCGCACGCGCCTGAACCCGCCCCAGCAAGCGGCGCTGGAAACCCTGTTGACCGTACCGGCCGGCGAGCGGCTCACCCACCTGGAGCGGCTGCGCACCCCGCCCACCCGCGTGTCCGCCCCGGCGCTGGCGGCCGCTTTGCGCCGGGTGGACGAAATCCGCGCCCTGGGTGTGAGCGCCGTGCCCGTGGCCGACTTACCCGAAGCCCGGTTGGCGCGCCTGGCCCGCCACGCCCAAGTGGCCTGGGCGCAGACGCTGGTGCGGATGGGCGAGGAACGCCGGCTGGCCACGCTGCTGGTCTTCGCCCAGACCCTGGAGCGCACCGCCACGGACGACGTGCTCGACCTCTTCGACAGCCTGCTCACGTCGCTGGCCCTGCGGGGCGAAACCAAGCGCCGGCGCGAACGCCTGCGCTCGCTCAAGGACCTGGACCAGGCCGCGCTGCTGCTCCAGCAGGCCGTGGAGCTGCTGCTCGACGAGGCCGTACCGGCCGGGCAGGTACGCCAGCAGGTGTTCGACCGCCTGGGCCAGGAGCCCTTGCGTGCTGCGGCGGCCACCGTGCAGGAACTGGCCAGTCCGCCGGAGGACCCGTTGGCCGAAGCGCTGAGCGGCAGCTACGCCACGGTGCGCCGGTTTCTGCCCGCCTTGCTGGCCGGCATCGCCTTTGAGGGAACGCCCACCGCCAAGCCGTTGCTGGAGGCCTGGGCCTTTTTGCAGCGGCAGGAAGCCGGCGGCCGGGGCCGCCCGAAGTGGTCGGCCGCGCCCCGCACGGTGGTGCCGAAGGGGTGGGCCCGGCGGGTGTTCCCGGCCAAAGGAGCAGTGAATCCGCAGGCCTACACCCTCTGCGTGCTGGAGCGGCTGCAGCAGGCCGTGCGCCGCCGCGACGTGTTTGTGCCGACCAGCGATCGCCACGCCGACCCACGGGCCGAGCTGTTGCGCGGCGCGGCCTGGGAGGCGGCGCGGGACTCGGTGGCCCGGGCCCTGGACCGTTCCCTGAACCCGGCGGTGGAACTGGCCCGTCTGGGGCAGCTGCTGCGCACGGCGTATGCCGAGGTCGGGGAGCACCTGGCGCAGAAGACCGCCCTGCAGGTGGTCGAGCAAGACGGCCAGCCGGTCGTCACGCTCAGCGCCTTGCCGGCACAAGACAAGTCAGATTTGCTGGCGCACGTGCGCCAGCAGCTGGCGGCGGCCCTGCCCCAGGTCGAAGTAGCGGCCCTGTTGCGGGAGGTGGACGCGTTTACCGGCTTTGCCGCCGCCTTTACCCACGTGGCCGACGGGCAACCCGCTGCCGCCGACCTGCCGCTCAGTATCTGTGCCGTGCTGCTGGCCCAGGCGTGCAACCTGGGGCTGAAAACCGTCGCCCGGGCCGACGTGCCGGCCCTGACGCTGGCGCGCCTGGCGTGGGTGCAGCAAAACTACCTGCGCGCCGAAACGCTCACCGCCGCCAATGCCCGCCTGGTGGATGCCCAGGCGGGGCTGCCCCTGGCGCAGGCCTGGGGCGGCGGGGAGGTGGCCTCGGCCGATGGCATGCGCTTCGTCGTGCCCGTGCGTACGCTGCACGCGGGCTGGAACCGCAAATACTTCGGGTCCCAGCGCGGGGTGACGTACTATAACTTCACCAGCGACCAGTTCACCGGCTTTCACGGCATCGTCATTCCGGGTACGCTGCGCGACTCTTTGTTCATCCTGGCCGGGTTGCTGGAACAACAAACCCGTCTGGACCCCAAGGAAATCATGGCCGATACCCACGGCTACAGCGACGTGGTCTTTGGCCTGTTTTCGCTGCTGGGCTACCGCTTCAGCCCCCGCCTGGCGGACCTGGCCGACCAGCGCTTCTGGCGGCTGGAAAAAGCGGACGACTACGGTCCGCTCAACGAGTTGGGCCGCCACGTGGTCAACGCCCGCCTGATTCACGACCACTGGGACGACATGCTGCGCCTGGCCGGCTCTCTGAAACTCGGCAAAGTCAAGGCCACGGCCGTCATGCGCACCCTGCAGCGGGCGGGCTCCCTCTCGGGGCTGGGGCGGGCGGTCGCCGAATTGGGCCGCGTCGAAAAAACGCTGTACCTGCTGGCCTACGTGCAGGACGAGGCCTACCGCCGGCGCATCCTGGTCCAGCTCAACCGGGGCGAGGGACGACACGCCGTGGCCCGGGCGGTCTTCCACGGCAAAAAAGGCGAGCTACGCCAGCGCTACCGCGAGGGCATGGAGGACCAGTTGGGGTCCCTCGGGCTCGTGGTCAACGCCCTGGTGCTGTGGAACACCCGCTATCTGCAGCACGCCCTGGAACGGTGGCAGCAGACGGAAGGCGTGCTGAACCCGGACGACGTGGCGCGCCTTTCGCCCTTGCTGCACGAGCACGTCAACATGCTGGGCCGCTACGATTTCAGCTTGCCCGAAGACATTGCCGCCGGCGAAATGCGCCCGTTGCGCAACCCCGCCAGCTGGGAAGAACGGCTGGCCGAATTTCCTTAG
- a CDS encoding outer membrane protein assembly factor, with product MRTWLTASLGLCAAAASAQQVDSLSFIRSKRMADADLAKKREGLFVTGLPDLSSDPVTGFGVGVKTNIIWNGTRDNPLFAYTPYLMRLRANAAYFTSNAREFTLSLDVPYYQGTRWRYRVDFKAQQNPANLYFGSSEATLGRLRLPSNPDETFATYAAYDAARKTLRPGQAGEAAEVTDALSNRFRETEFMLNLKADYALGKGTWRVMGGYEIQHLAYDTFQGTTAEATRNGEETTAPNGTSLLQRDAQQGRIFGLDGGWVSIIQTALIHDTRDFEPDPTRGVYFEAANEFSSPAIGSQFRFNKLFFQGRAYRKLPVGPRTVLAGRVGAGTIFGKEAPFFEFQDQWSPDGSINALGGRQSLRGYRANRFLARSLAFANAELRIRLADVKLGKQNFGLGVAPFADAGTVRDRWQDLGLRDVRFSYGAGARIAWNLSTMLYADYGVSKEDRLFYFGIGQNF from the coding sequence TTGCGTACCTGGCTCACGGCCTCCCTGGGCCTGTGCGCCGCCGCAGCCTCCGCCCAGCAAGTGGACAGCCTCTCCTTTATCCGCTCCAAGCGCATGGCAGACGCCGACCTGGCCAAAAAACGGGAAGGCCTGTTCGTGACCGGCTTGCCCGACCTCTCGTCCGACCCGGTGACGGGCTTCGGCGTGGGGGTCAAAACCAACATCATCTGGAACGGCACCCGCGACAACCCGCTGTTTGCCTACACGCCCTACCTCATGCGCCTGCGCGCCAACGCGGCGTACTTTACCAGCAACGCCCGCGAGTTCACGCTTTCCCTGGACGTGCCCTACTATCAGGGCACGCGCTGGCGCTACCGCGTCGACTTCAAGGCCCAGCAAAACCCGGCCAACCTGTACTTCGGCTCGTCCGAGGCCACGCTCGGCCGCCTGCGCCTGCCCTCCAACCCGGACGAGACGTTTGCCACCTACGCCGCGTACGACGCGGCCCGCAAAACCCTGCGGCCCGGGCAGGCCGGCGAAGCCGCCGAGGTCACCGATGCGCTGTCCAACCGGTTCCGCGAAACCGAGTTTATGCTCAACCTCAAGGCCGACTACGCCCTGGGCAAGGGCACGTGGCGCGTGATGGGCGGCTACGAGATTCAGCACCTGGCCTACGACACGTTCCAAGGCACAACGGCCGAGGCCACCCGTAACGGCGAAGAAACCACGGCCCCCAACGGCACGTCGCTGCTGCAGCGCGATGCCCAGCAGGGGCGCATCTTTGGCCTGGACGGGGGGTGGGTGTCCATTATCCAGACGGCGCTGATTCACGACACGCGGGACTTTGAACCCGACCCGACCCGCGGGGTGTACTTTGAAGCCGCCAACGAGTTTTCCAGCCCCGCCATCGGTTCGCAGTTCCGTTTCAACAAGCTGTTTTTCCAGGGCCGGGCCTACCGCAAGCTGCCTGTCGGACCGCGCACGGTGCTGGCCGGGCGGGTCGGCGCGGGCACCATTTTCGGGAAAGAAGCGCCGTTTTTTGAGTTTCAGGACCAGTGGAGCCCCGACGGCAGCATCAACGCCCTGGGCGGGCGGCAGTCGCTGCGGGGCTACCGGGCCAACCGCTTCCTGGCCCGCTCGCTGGCCTTTGCCAACGCCGAGCTGCGCATCCGGCTGGCCGATGTCAAGCTGGGCAAGCAGAACTTCGGGCTGGGCGTGGCCCCGTTCGCGGACGCCGGCACGGTGCGCGACCGGTGGCAGGACCTGGGCTTGCGCGACGTCCGGTTTTCGTACGGAGCCGGGGCGCGCATTGCCTGGAACCTGTCCACCATGCTCTACGCGGACTACGGCGTGTCCAAGGAAGACCGGCTGTTCTACTTCGGCATCGGACAGAATTTCTAA
- a CDS encoding phosphatase PAP2 family protein: MPRSVLLPWLCWLLPLFPSRAQTGPAVSVPPSLRDSTARPPRWQRPVARALLVPTLLLTAGALTTHRVEALESDEELREEIREHMGRPTTTLDNQLRYLPGAVTLGLGLAGVPGRHKPVDQLLLAALAFALNDAVTSNLKKLTQVQRPDGSDFHSFPSQHTSLAFASATFLHKEYGGRSVWYSVGGYSVAAATGGIRMAKDVHWFSDVLAGAGVGILSTQAAYWLYPLVTKPLRKVLGNRALVVPSYQQGAIGATAVMAW, from the coding sequence ATGCCCCGCTCCGTGTTGCTCCCCTGGCTGTGCTGGCTGCTGCCCCTGTTCCCGTCCCGGGCCCAGACGGGGCCGGCTGTTTCGGTACCGCCTTCCCTGCGTGACTCCACCGCCCGCCCGCCGCGCTGGCAGCGGCCGGTGGCGCGGGCGCTGCTGGTGCCTACGCTGCTGCTCACGGCCGGCGCCCTGACCACCCACCGGGTGGAGGCGCTGGAATCAGACGAGGAACTGCGGGAGGAAATCCGCGAGCATATGGGCCGGCCCACGACGACGCTCGACAACCAGCTCCGGTACCTGCCGGGGGCCGTAACGCTCGGCCTGGGCCTGGCCGGGGTGCCGGGCCGTCACAAACCCGTGGACCAGCTGCTGCTGGCGGCGCTGGCCTTCGCCCTCAACGATGCGGTGACCAGCAACCTGAAGAAGCTCACGCAGGTGCAGCGCCCCGACGGCTCCGACTTCCATTCTTTCCCGAGCCAGCACACCAGCCTGGCTTTTGCCTCGGCCACGTTTCTGCACAAGGAGTACGGCGGGCGCAGCGTCTGGTACAGCGTGGGCGGATACTCGGTAGCAGCGGCCACGGGAGGTATTCGCATGGCCAAAGACGTGCATTGGTTTTCCGATGTGCTGGCCGGAGCCGGCGTGGGCATTCTGTCAACGCAGGCCGCGTACTGGCTGTACCCGCTGGTAACAAAGCCGCTGCGCAAGGTGCTGGGCAACCGGGCGCTGGTCGTGCCCAGCTACCAGCAGGGGGCCATCGGGGCCACCGCCGTCATGGCGTGGTAA
- a CDS encoding HAMP domain-containing sensor histidine kinase — protein sequence MQRTGHLPGTPFEGRMQLSAQPQPEGLRDTLLLEPLENELEPYRQLTFRLPLNGQTQWVSLSKALLETHDVQRLIVLLLFGVLGTLLLGVVGLNRWLTRRLWAPFEQTLHQLRGYDVRQHQVLQLPATHIEEFAQLNHTLTHLSERVAADYVLLKEFTENAAHETRTPLAIMQAKLEQLLQLPDLPAPAGPLVGDLYAAVQRLARLHQGLTLLSKIENQQFAAAQPVPLAELLREKLAQLEEFIQQKELQLDVQLNAAPLLMLHPALADSLLSNLLHNAIRHNLPGGLLRVQLRATELVITNAGPALAAQQKPAQFFERFRKQNAASDSPGLGLSIVQSIAAFYGFTVTYDYAPDPARHTLRVRFVSAAPRP from the coding sequence GTGCAGCGCACCGGCCACCTGCCCGGCACCCCGTTTGAGGGCCGCATGCAGCTCAGTGCGCAGCCGCAGCCGGAAGGGCTGCGCGATACCCTGCTGCTGGAGCCCCTGGAAAACGAGTTGGAGCCCTACCGCCAGCTCACGTTTCGGCTGCCGCTGAACGGGCAAACCCAGTGGGTATCGCTCAGCAAGGCCCTGCTGGAAACCCATGACGTGCAGCGCCTGATTGTGCTGTTGCTGTTCGGGGTGCTGGGCACGCTGCTGCTGGGCGTGGTGGGGCTCAACCGCTGGTTGACCCGCCGCCTCTGGGCCCCGTTTGAGCAGACCCTGCACCAGCTGCGCGGCTACGACGTGCGCCAGCACCAGGTGCTGCAGCTGCCCGCCACCCACATTGAGGAGTTCGCCCAACTCAACCACACGCTCACCCACCTAAGCGAACGGGTCGCGGCCGACTACGTGCTGCTCAAGGAGTTCACGGAAAACGCCGCCCACGAAACCCGCACCCCGCTGGCCATCATGCAGGCCAAGCTGGAACAGCTGCTCCAGCTGCCGGATTTGCCCGCGCCGGCCGGTCCCTTGGTGGGCGACCTGTACGCGGCCGTGCAGCGGCTGGCCCGCCTGCACCAGGGGCTGACGCTGCTCAGCAAAATCGAGAACCAGCAGTTTGCCGCCGCCCAGCCGGTGCCGCTGGCGGAGTTGCTGCGCGAGAAACTGGCGCAACTGGAGGAATTCATCCAGCAGAAGGAGTTGCAGCTGGACGTGCAATTAAATGCCGCGCCGTTGCTTATGCTACACCCTGCGCTGGCCGATTCGCTGCTCAGTAACCTGCTGCACAACGCCATCCGGCACAACTTGCCGGGCGGCCTGTTGCGGGTGCAGCTGCGTGCCACCGAGCTGGTCATCACCAATGCCGGCCCCGCCCTGGCGGCGCAGCAGAAACCCGCACAGTTTTTCGAGCGGTTTCGCAAGCAGAATGCCGCTTCCGACTCGCCCGGCCTGGGCTTGTCCATCGTGCAGAGCATTGCTGCCTTCTATGGCTTTACGGTGACGTACGACTACGCCCCGGACCCGGCGCGGCACACGCTGCGCGTCCGATTCGTTTCAGCGGCTCCCCGGCCCTGA
- a CDS encoding response regulator transcription factor: MKLLIVEDEPALRTSLVEYLRQDGYVVEAAASYEQAHEKIKLYQYDCVLLDLTLPDGNGLDVVRTLKADRSPAGVLIVSARGALDDKVLGLELGADDYLAKPFHLSELSARLKAIIRRRQFQGQRHLLFQELTVFPDQSRVLVNGEPVTLTRKEFDLLLYLLTNPGRVLTKESIAEHVWGDAADAADSFDFLYTHLKNLRRKLQDKGAGDYIRSVYGVGYKFSAE, from the coding sequence GTGAAGCTGCTGATTGTAGAAGACGAGCCGGCCCTGCGCACTTCCCTGGTGGAGTACCTGCGCCAGGACGGCTACGTGGTGGAAGCAGCGGCCAGCTACGAACAGGCGCACGAGAAAATCAAGCTCTACCAGTACGATTGCGTGCTGCTGGATTTGACGCTGCCCGACGGCAACGGGCTGGACGTGGTGCGCACGCTCAAGGCCGACCGCTCCCCGGCCGGCGTGCTCATCGTCTCGGCCCGGGGCGCGCTCGACGACAAGGTGCTGGGCCTGGAGCTGGGGGCCGACGACTACCTGGCCAAGCCGTTTCACCTCTCGGAGCTGAGCGCCCGGCTGAAAGCCATCATCCGGCGGCGGCAGTTTCAGGGGCAGCGCCACCTACTGTTTCAGGAACTGACCGTATTTCCTGACCAGTCCCGGGTGCTGGTCAACGGCGAGCCGGTAACGCTTACGCGCAAGGAATTTGACTTGCTGCTGTATTTGCTCACCAACCCCGGCCGCGTGCTGACGAAGGAGTCCATTGCCGAGCACGTCTGGGGCGACGCGGCCGATGCGGCCGACTCCTTCGACTTCCTCTACACCCACCTCAAGAACCTGCGGCGCAAGTTGCAGGACAAAGGAGCCGGCGACTACATCCGCTCCGTGTACGGGGTGGGCTACAAGTTCAGCGCGGAATGA
- a CDS encoding recombinase family protein: MIFGYARVSTPDQQLHLQTDALQAYGCAEVAQEKVSSVKERPALQHLLTRLRTGDTLVVWKLDRLGRSLKDLVTLVSGFQQQGIHFVSLQDHLDTTTAQGRLMFNLFASLAEFERDIIRERTKAGLTAARARGRQGGRPKGLSKEALSKAQAAKTLYLQQDKTVAEIGQLLGVGRATIYRYLAYLGVATGGKAQEAA, from the coding sequence ATGATTTTCGGCTACGCCCGCGTCAGCACCCCGGACCAGCAGTTGCACCTGCAGACCGATGCCTTGCAGGCCTACGGCTGCGCCGAGGTGGCGCAGGAAAAAGTATCGTCCGTGAAAGAGCGCCCCGCGCTGCAGCACCTGCTGACCCGGCTACGGACGGGCGATACGCTCGTGGTCTGGAAACTCGACCGACTGGGCCGCTCGCTCAAAGACCTGGTCACACTGGTCAGCGGCTTTCAGCAACAGGGGATTCACTTTGTCAGCTTGCAGGACCATCTGGACACGACCACCGCCCAGGGCCGCCTCATGTTTAACCTGTTTGCCTCGCTGGCTGAGTTTGAGCGCGACATCATTCGGGAGCGCACCAAAGCGGGCCTGACGGCGGCCCGGGCCCGCGGCCGCCAGGGCGGGCGGCCCAAAGGTCTTTCCAAAGAAGCCCTCTCCAAAGCCCAGGCCGCAAAAACGCTCTACCTGCAACAAGACAAGACGGTAGCAGAAATCGGGCAATTGCTGGGCGTGGGCCGGGCTACTATTTACCGTTACCTGGCCTATCTGGGGGTAGCAACCGGCGGAAAAGCGCAGGAAGCGGCCTAG
- a CDS encoding ATP-binding protein codes for MQDNGLGLSAAQQARLFGLFQRLHTHVEGSGIGLYTIKRILDNAGGTITVQSQPDVGTTFTVTFPE; via the coding sequence GTGCAAGACAACGGGTTGGGCCTGAGCGCGGCCCAGCAGGCGCGCCTCTTCGGCCTGTTCCAGCGCCTGCACACTCACGTGGAGGGTTCCGGCATTGGCTTGTATACCATCAAACGCATTCTCGATAATGCCGGCGGCACGATTACCGTGCAGAGCCAGCCGGATGTTGGGACGACGTTTACCGTTACGTTTCCAGAGTAG
- a CDS encoding site-specific integrase, which translates to MRTHLPQPAAAHQVGPARSVNEYTQEAADYLIRSQQGAVNTQRAYAGDWQRFTTWCQAYDRISLPAEPATVGAFLVHLAREKKVSTVQRHLAAISKAHRLAKLPNPAADETVKDLLKGIALEKKVRPKQAQAFTLAHFKRVVQAISQERPDGVRDRALLLLGFAGAFRRDELVKLLVEDLTFDDDGLLITLRESKTNQQGQAEEKAVVYSSDRRTCPVRALKDWLQVLETNERHSGPLFLSFNKGQRLGRKRLSGVWINELVQRYLGAAYSAHSLRASFVTISKLNGADDSKIMNQTKHKTTGMIRRYTRIDNVRQHNAVNDLGL; encoded by the coding sequence ATGCGTACACACCTTCCCCAGCCCGCCGCCGCGCACCAGGTCGGCCCGGCGCGCAGCGTCAACGAGTACACCCAGGAGGCCGCCGACTACCTGATCCGCAGCCAGCAAGGGGCCGTGAACACCCAGCGGGCCTACGCCGGCGACTGGCAGCGGTTCACAACCTGGTGCCAGGCCTACGATCGAATAAGCCTGCCGGCGGAGCCGGCTACCGTGGGGGCCTTCCTGGTGCACCTGGCCCGGGAGAAAAAAGTCTCCACGGTGCAGCGACACCTGGCCGCCATCAGCAAGGCCCACCGGCTGGCCAAGCTGCCGAACCCGGCGGCCGACGAGACGGTGAAGGACCTGCTCAAAGGCATTGCCCTGGAAAAGAAAGTGCGGCCCAAGCAGGCCCAGGCCTTTACCCTGGCCCATTTCAAGCGCGTGGTGCAGGCTATTTCCCAGGAACGGCCCGATGGCGTGCGCGACCGGGCGCTGCTGCTGCTCGGCTTTGCCGGTGCCTTCCGCCGGGACGAGCTGGTGAAGCTGCTGGTGGAGGATCTGACCTTCGACGACGACGGGCTGCTGATCACACTGCGCGAGAGCAAAACCAACCAGCAGGGCCAAGCCGAGGAAAAGGCCGTGGTGTATTCTTCCGACCGGCGGACCTGCCCCGTGCGCGCCCTGAAAGACTGGCTGCAGGTGCTGGAAACCAACGAGCGCCATAGCGGCCCGCTGTTTCTCTCCTTCAATAAGGGCCAGCGCTTGGGCCGCAAGCGCTTGAGCGGCGTCTGGATAAACGAGCTGGTGCAACGCTACCTGGGCGCGGCGTATTCCGCCCACTCCCTGCGAGCCTCCTTTGTGACTATTTCTAAGCTGAATGGAGCAGACGACTCCAAGATTATGAACCAGACCAAGCACAAGACCACGGGCATGATCCGGCGTTATACCCGCATCGATAACGTGCGCCAACACAATGCCGTCAATGATTTAGGTTTGTAG
- a CDS encoding DUF6268 family outer membrane beta-barrel protein: protein MASVTGLLPLVGYRYRVSPQLELTALALPALNSDLRHVRAADLTWGGVVRAGYRRNARRAYRLTLGYRQQFYGPQYVVLLGLDWQLGRRWRAFGDLPTTFTLSYAASPRVAVGFNLNGINTAYRLQESNRYFQYQQGHYGLFAETYLSSHWALRATAAYAVTRRLDVFEQNDQWPATIDYIGLGQEPTSVNPHINNGPAFKLALSYRVATP from the coding sequence GTGGCCAGCGTAACCGGCCTGTTGCCCTTGGTTGGCTACCGGTACCGCGTGTCGCCGCAGCTGGAGCTGACGGCCCTGGCGCTGCCGGCGCTGAACTCGGACCTGCGCCACGTGCGCGCGGCCGACCTTACCTGGGGCGGCGTGGTGCGGGCCGGCTACCGCCGCAATGCCCGCCGAGCGTACCGCCTTACCCTGGGATACCGGCAGCAATTCTATGGCCCCCAGTATGTGGTGCTGCTCGGTCTGGACTGGCAACTCGGCCGGCGCTGGCGGGCCTTTGGCGACTTGCCCACGACCTTTACCCTGAGCTACGCGGCTTCGCCGCGGGTAGCCGTCGGCTTCAACCTCAACGGCATCAACACGGCCTACCGCCTGCAGGAGAGCAACCGCTATTTCCAGTACCAGCAAGGGCACTACGGCCTGTTCGCGGAAACCTACCTCAGCTCGCACTGGGCGCTGCGGGCCACGGCGGCCTACGCCGTGACCCGCCGCCTCGATGTATTCGAGCAGAACGACCAGTGGCCCGCGACCATCGACTACATCGGCCTGGGTCAGGAGCCCACGTCGGTGAACCCTCACATCAATAATGGCCCGGCATTCAAGCTCGCGCTAAGCTACCGCGTGGCTACGCCTTAA